The following coding sequences are from one Reyranella humidisoli window:
- a CDS encoding RNA recognition motif domain-containing protein, protein MSRKLFVGNLPYSVTSERLQEAFSQFGTVTTSKVIVDRETGRSRGFAFLEMETDDQGASAMQAMNGALLDGRSIAVREAVERQPGGGGGGGGYGGGGGGGGRDGGGFRPRGPRPPYGGGGGGGYGGGGGGGGYGGGGRDGGGGGGYRGGGGGGYGGGGREGGGGGYGGGGREGGGGGYGGGGGGYRGAGPGASDGGPMRDRRADFSGAPPQGGGYDNSGAAPPAGGDFGKPPRRHGGGGAPDRPRRERDYEPRKRGFDDDQ, encoded by the coding sequence ATGAGTCGCAAATTGTTTGTGGGCAACCTGCCCTATTCGGTCACGTCTGAGCGTCTGCAAGAAGCCTTCTCTCAGTTCGGCACCGTTACAACCTCGAAAGTGATCGTGGATCGCGAGACCGGCCGCAGCCGCGGCTTCGCGTTCCTCGAGATGGAAACCGATGACCAGGGCGCCTCGGCCATGCAGGCCATGAACGGCGCGTTGTTGGATGGCCGCTCGATCGCGGTCCGTGAAGCGGTCGAGCGTCAGCCCGGTGGTGGCGGCGGCGGCGGTGGCTACGGTGGCGGTGGTGGTGGCGGCGGCCGTGATGGCGGTGGCTTCCGTCCGCGCGGCCCGCGTCCGCCCTACGGCGGTGGCGGCGGTGGTGGCTACGGCGGCGGCGGTGGTGGCGGCGGCTACGGTGGTGGCGGTCGTGACGGCGGCGGCGGTGGTGGTTATCGCGGCGGCGGTGGCGGCGGCTACGGTGGCGGCGGTCGCGAAGGCGGCGGCGGTGGCTACGGTGGTGGCGGTCGCGAAGGCGGCGGCGGTGGCTACGGTGGCGGCGGCGGCGGTTACCGCGGTGCCGGTCCTGGTGCCAGCGACGGCGGCCCGATGCGCGATCGTCGTGCCGACTTCTCCGGCGCGCCCCCGCAGGGTGGCGGCTACGACAATAGCGGAGCGGCTCCCCCCGCTGGTGGCGACTTCGGCAAGCCGCCGCGTCGTCACGGCGGCGGCGGTGCTCCGGACCGTCCGCGCCGCGAGCGCGACTACGAGCCCCGCAAGCGTGGCTTCGACGACGACCAGTAG
- a CDS encoding DUF1194 domain-containing protein codes for MKRRSALVGSLAALAAGTPARAQTPVDLQLVLAVDVSRSIDEIEAELQRRGYIEALTNDRVIDAILSGEHKRIAVCYTEWAGTHYQVVVLDWTVIDTPGAARRFAEKLAEAPRASQSWTAVGAALAHAGQRFENSPFVAKRRVIDVSGDGRTNDGPPAEIVRDKLVSQGIVVNGLPVMMNRTNFGRPPDLTLDRYYEESVIGGPGSFIIVADNFDHFGRAVRTKLVREISATGGPVRSSPA; via the coding sequence ATGAAGCGACGATCGGCGCTCGTAGGCTCCTTGGCGGCGCTGGCGGCGGGAACGCCGGCCCGCGCCCAGACACCGGTCGACCTGCAACTCGTCCTGGCCGTCGACGTCTCCCGTTCCATCGACGAGATTGAGGCCGAGCTTCAGCGGCGCGGCTATATCGAGGCCCTGACCAACGATCGCGTCATCGACGCCATCCTGTCGGGCGAGCACAAGCGCATTGCCGTCTGCTACACGGAATGGGCCGGCACGCACTATCAGGTCGTCGTCCTGGACTGGACCGTGATCGACACGCCGGGTGCCGCGCGGCGCTTCGCCGAGAAGCTCGCGGAGGCGCCGCGCGCGTCGCAGAGCTGGACCGCCGTCGGCGCCGCCCTCGCCCATGCCGGCCAGCGCTTCGAGAATTCGCCTTTCGTCGCCAAGCGCCGCGTCATCGACGTGTCCGGCGACGGCCGCACCAACGACGGCCCGCCGGCGGAAATCGTCCGTGACAAGCTGGTATCGCAGGGCATTGTCGTGAACGGCCTGCCGGTGATGATGAACCGCACCAACTTCGGCCGCCCGCCCGACCTCACGCTCGACAGGTATTACGAGGAGAGCGTCATCGGCGGGCCGGGATCGTTCATCATCGTCGCCGACAATTTCGACCATTTCGGCCGCGCGGTCCGCACCAAGCTGGTGCGCGAGATTTCGGCGACCGGCGGGCCGGTTCGCTCCTCGCCGGCCTGA
- a CDS encoding aldolase, whose product MLANDPVTQARIDLTTALRAAARHGLNEGVCNHFSMTVPGREDLFLVNPQGLHWSEITPSDIVMADGEGNIVEGKYEVEPTAFYIHARIHAGNPRAKVVLHTHMPYATALTSIRDGRIEMCTQNAFRYWGRIAYDEKYGGVALSNDEGERMCRAMGDKDILFLRNHGVIVSGPTVAQAYDDLYYLERAAMVQVLAMQTGRELHNIDEAMAEHTARQIAGEAQQAFLHFESLKRMLDRDEAGWSRLTAVEGR is encoded by the coding sequence ATGCTGGCGAACGACCCGGTCACCCAGGCGCGGATCGACCTGACCACCGCGCTGCGAGCGGCGGCACGGCACGGACTGAACGAAGGGGTGTGCAATCACTTCAGCATGACCGTGCCCGGCCGCGAGGACCTGTTCCTGGTCAATCCGCAAGGGCTGCACTGGTCGGAGATCACGCCGTCCGACATCGTGATGGCCGACGGCGAGGGCAACATCGTCGAGGGCAAGTACGAGGTCGAGCCGACCGCCTTCTACATCCATGCCCGCATCCATGCCGGCAACCCGCGGGCCAAGGTCGTTCTGCACACCCACATGCCCTATGCGACGGCCCTGACCTCGATCCGCGACGGCCGCATCGAGATGTGCACCCAGAACGCCTTCCGCTACTGGGGCCGCATCGCCTACGACGAGAAGTACGGCGGCGTGGCGCTGTCCAACGACGAGGGCGAGCGGATGTGTCGGGCAATGGGCGACAAGGACATCCTGTTCCTGCGCAACCACGGCGTCATCGTCTCGGGCCCGACCGTTGCCCAAGCCTACGACGACCTTTATTACCTCGAACGTGCGGCGATGGTGCAGGTGCTGGCGATGCAGACCGGCCGGGAACTGCACAATATCGACGAGGCGATGGCCGAGCATACGGCCAGGCAGATCGCGGGCGAGGCGCAGCAGGCCTTCCTGCATTTCGAATCGCTGAAGCGCATGCTCGACCGGGATGAAGCCGGCTGGAGCAGGCTGACGGCGGTCGAGGGACGTTAG
- a CDS encoding carboxymuconolactone decarboxylase family protein, whose protein sequence is MPRLAPLDLNKLAPEQKKVADAIMTGPRGGLRGPFEPWLRSPVLADRAQKLGEYCRFHNTLPRDLSELAICLVGRHFKAQFEFYAHARLAREAGLSEDIIEAVRLRATPPFKRDVEKVVYDFVTEYLETNRVAPANYKRAIDAFGEQGVVDLVGVCGYYMLVSMTLNVFEVPLPPGEPDPLP, encoded by the coding sequence ATGCCGCGTCTGGCTCCGCTCGACCTGAACAAACTCGCTCCCGAACAGAAGAAGGTCGCCGATGCGATCATGACCGGTCCGCGCGGCGGCCTGCGCGGGCCGTTCGAGCCGTGGCTGCGCAGCCCGGTGCTGGCCGACCGCGCCCAGAAGCTCGGCGAATACTGCCGCTTCCACAACACGCTGCCGCGCGACCTCTCGGAACTCGCGATCTGCCTGGTCGGCCGTCACTTCAAGGCGCAGTTCGAGTTCTACGCCCATGCGCGGCTGGCCAGGGAAGCCGGCCTCTCTGAAGACATCATCGAGGCAGTCCGCCTGCGCGCCACGCCGCCGTTCAAGCGCGACGTCGAGAAGGTCGTCTACGACTTCGTCACCGAGTATCTCGAAACCAACCGCGTCGCGCCGGCCAACTACAAACGCGCCATCGACGCGTTCGGCGAACAGGGCGTCGTCGATCTGGTCGGCGTTTGCGGCTACTACATGCTGGTCTCGATGACGCTCAACGTCTTCGAAGTGCCGCTGCCGCCGGGCGAACCCGACCCGCTGCCGTAA
- a CDS encoding LysE family translocator — protein sequence MDLANLALFSAAALAIAVSPGPGIFYVAARTLAGGRGEGLASSFGTGLGGLVHVAAGAVGVSALVMASAEAFTILKLAGALYLVWIGIKAIREARQPFEAKVTTTGAARAFREGILVEALNPKTAAFFLAFLPQFVDPSAGPVWLQFLLLGLISVVLNTAVDVVVAILASRARSIAVGRPTLLRRLRTGAGGAIAALGVALLFARRPASL from the coding sequence ATGGATCTCGCGAACCTCGCACTCTTTTCGGCTGCGGCCCTGGCGATCGCCGTATCGCCGGGCCCGGGCATCTTCTACGTCGCGGCACGCACGCTGGCCGGTGGCCGCGGCGAAGGCCTGGCCTCCAGCTTCGGCACGGGGCTGGGCGGGTTGGTCCATGTCGCAGCGGGCGCCGTCGGCGTGTCCGCGCTGGTGATGGCAAGCGCCGAGGCCTTCACGATCCTGAAGCTCGCCGGCGCACTCTATCTCGTCTGGATCGGCATCAAGGCAATCCGCGAGGCGCGCCAGCCGTTCGAGGCTAAAGTGACGACGACCGGCGCGGCCAGGGCCTTTCGCGAAGGCATCCTCGTCGAGGCGCTCAATCCCAAGACCGCTGCCTTCTTCCTGGCCTTCCTCCCCCAATTCGTCGATCCGTCGGCCGGTCCCGTCTGGCTGCAGTTCCTGCTGCTGGGCCTGATCTCCGTGGTGCTCAACACCGCCGTCGACGTCGTGGTCGCGATACTGGCGTCGCGAGCCCGCTCGATCGCCGTCGGACGACCCACGCTGCTGCGCCGTCTGCGAACGGGCGCGGGCGGTGCGATCGCAGCACTCGGCGTGGCGCTCCTGTTCGCGCGCCGGCCAGCCTCTCTTTAG
- a CDS encoding cyclase family protein, which produces MPRRFVDLSIYLENDVISDPPPFGPKIQYHKHADTAGQIAGFFPGLKKEDLPDGAGWAVENVNLSTHNGTHLDAPYHFHPTMNKGERAITIDEVPLEWCFQPGVKLDFRDKPDGHVITAAEVEAELKRIGHELKPLEIVVVNTRAGSRYGNDDYVNSGCGMGYDATIFLLEKGVRLTGTDAWSWDAPFYFTAQKWAKDHDPSIIWEGHKAGRDIGYCHLEKLHNLESLPGDGFTIACFPHKIRGASAGWTRAVAIFEE; this is translated from the coding sequence ATGCCCCGCCGTTTCGTCGACCTGTCGATCTATCTCGAGAATGACGTGATCTCCGATCCGCCTCCGTTCGGGCCGAAGATCCAGTATCACAAGCATGCCGACACGGCGGGCCAGATCGCCGGCTTCTTTCCGGGCCTCAAGAAGGAAGACCTGCCCGACGGCGCCGGCTGGGCGGTCGAGAACGTCAACCTCTCGACCCACAATGGCACCCATCTCGACGCGCCCTATCACTTCCATCCGACGATGAACAAGGGCGAGCGCGCCATCACCATCGACGAGGTGCCTCTCGAATGGTGCTTCCAGCCCGGCGTGAAGCTCGACTTCCGCGACAAGCCCGACGGCCATGTCATCACCGCCGCCGAGGTCGAGGCGGAGCTGAAGCGGATCGGACACGAGCTGAAGCCTCTGGAGATCGTCGTGGTCAACACGCGCGCCGGCTCGCGCTATGGCAACGACGACTACGTCAATTCCGGCTGCGGCATGGGCTACGACGCCACGATCTTTCTGCTGGAGAAGGGCGTGCGCCTGACGGGCACCGACGCCTGGAGCTGGGATGCGCCGTTCTACTTCACCGCCCAGAAATGGGCCAAGGACCACGACCCGTCGATCATCTGGGAAGGCCACAAGGCCGGTCGCGACATCGGCTACTGCCATCTCGAGAAGCTGCACAATCTCGAATCGCTGCCCGGCGACGGCTTCACCATCGCCTGCTTCCCGCACAAGATCCGTGGCGCTTCGGCAGGCTGGACCCGTGCCGTCGCGATATTTGAAGAATAG
- a CDS encoding SGNH/GDSL hydrolase family protein yields the protein MKRAFALLAAAFGLVLATAAAGPAFAQSMTLCRAKPALLELGTTLPISRKAMAEKKVLRIIALGSSTTAGYGVSNPAYAFPTQLRIGLEKALPGIDIEVINRGIGGQDVEEMAARMRTEMEGNPASLVIWQTGTNAAIRQMPIEKFDSTLRAGLKLGTSLGADFVLMNLQYVPAVVAAPDKEAYEKAMAGAAKDFSAGLFRRYDIMRSWYDDGMPYAQFVQLDGLHLNDFGQKCIGRLLTRSILGALTGP from the coding sequence ATGAAGCGTGCCTTCGCCCTGCTGGCCGCGGCCTTCGGGCTTGTCCTGGCAACTGCGGCAGCCGGTCCGGCCTTTGCCCAGTCGATGACGCTCTGCCGCGCCAAGCCCGCCCTGCTCGAACTCGGCACCACCCTGCCGATCTCGCGCAAGGCGATGGCCGAGAAGAAGGTGCTGCGGATCATCGCGCTGGGCTCGTCGACGACGGCCGGCTACGGCGTCTCCAACCCGGCCTATGCTTTCCCCACCCAGCTCCGCATCGGCCTGGAGAAGGCGCTGCCCGGCATCGACATCGAGGTGATCAACCGCGGCATCGGCGGGCAGGACGTCGAGGAGATGGCCGCCCGCATGCGCACCGAGATGGAAGGCAATCCGGCTTCCCTCGTCATCTGGCAGACCGGGACCAACGCGGCCATCCGCCAGATGCCGATCGAGAAGTTCGATTCGACCCTGCGCGCGGGCCTCAAGCTCGGCACGTCGCTGGGAGCGGACTTCGTGCTGATGAACCTGCAATACGTGCCGGCGGTGGTCGCCGCGCCCGACAAGGAAGCCTACGAGAAGGCCATGGCCGGCGCGGCCAAGGATTTTTCCGCCGGGCTGTTCCGGCGCTACGACATCATGCGCAGCTGGTACGACGACGGCATGCCCTACGCCCAGTTCGTGCAGCTCGACGGGTTGCACCTCAACGATTTCGGCCAGAAGTGCATCGGCCGGCTCCTGACCCGCTCGATCCTCGGTGCGCTCACCGGTCCCTGA
- a CDS encoding OpgC domain-containing protein has translation MPAVSVRDIRLDLFRGLALWFIFLDHIPTNIVSWLTVRNYGFSDATEIFVFISGYTAVIAYGRMLDKEGWPRTAARIYRRVWQLYVAHILLFVAFTAQIAWVSIARDAPALIEEMELLGLGQNPYRAILEAALLKFRPVNLDVLPLYIVLLAAFPWVLPVLVRWPWAVIAVSVVLYVVTCRYNWSLPAYPDEKVWYFNPMAWQVVFHVGAACAVFGPGLSRLDRYRTPLTILAVAFVLFAALIALSWQYNPLERLIPTWVVRVIYPIDKTNIDVLRFLHFLAVAWLVRIAVPMDAPALKWPIWQPLRRCGEASLLIFCIGTFLALSGQVIVGHYEDSILSQILVSIVGIGIMCLAAYIAAWFKGGGTRMPPRLPALAGASR, from the coding sequence ATGCCCGCCGTCTCCGTTCGCGACATCCGTCTCGACCTGTTCCGCGGCCTCGCCCTGTGGTTCATCTTCCTCGACCACATCCCGACCAACATCGTGAGCTGGCTGACCGTCCGCAACTACGGCTTCAGCGACGCCACCGAGATCTTCGTCTTCATCTCCGGCTACACCGCGGTCATCGCCTATGGCCGGATGCTGGACAAGGAGGGCTGGCCGCGCACCGCGGCGCGAATCTACCGCCGGGTCTGGCAGCTCTACGTCGCGCACATCCTGCTGTTCGTGGCCTTCACCGCCCAGATCGCCTGGGTCTCGATCGCGCGCGATGCCCCCGCGCTGATCGAGGAAATGGAATTGCTCGGCCTGGGCCAGAACCCCTACCGCGCGATTCTCGAGGCTGCGCTGCTGAAGTTCCGGCCGGTGAACCTCGACGTGCTGCCGCTCTACATCGTGCTGCTCGCGGCCTTCCCCTGGGTCCTGCCCGTGCTGGTGCGCTGGCCGTGGGCGGTGATCGCCGTCTCGGTCGTGCTCTATGTCGTGACCTGCCGCTACAACTGGAGCCTGCCGGCCTATCCCGACGAAAAGGTCTGGTATTTCAACCCCATGGCCTGGCAGGTCGTGTTCCATGTCGGGGCGGCGTGTGCCGTGTTCGGGCCCGGACTGTCCCGACTAGACCGATACCGCACGCCCCTGACGATCCTCGCCGTCGCTTTCGTGCTCTTCGCGGCCCTGATCGCCCTGTCCTGGCAGTACAATCCGCTGGAACGGCTGATCCCGACCTGGGTGGTGCGGGTCATCTATCCGATCGACAAGACCAACATCGACGTCCTGAGATTCCTGCACTTTCTGGCCGTCGCCTGGCTGGTCCGGATCGCCGTGCCGATGGACGCGCCCGCCCTGAAATGGCCGATCTGGCAGCCACTTCGCAGATGCGGGGAGGCGTCCTTGCTTATATTCTGCATCGGGACCTTCCTGGCGCTGAGTGGCCAGGTGATCGTTGGCCATTATGAAGATTCGATCTTGTCGCAGATTCTTGTGAGCATTGTGGGCATCGGGATCATGTGCCTGGCCGCCTATATCGCCGCCTGGTTCAAGGGTGGAGGAACGCGTATGCCGCCGCGTCTGCCCGCCCTCGCCGGGGCCTCCCGATGA
- a CDS encoding alpha/beta fold hydrolase: MTRPPLLLVPGVLCSPRLFAAQVAALEGQADIVVPDWRRAPLSIWDSWESAARWVVDQMPAEKFALAGLSLGGMLAVEIMQFAAPRVTKLALLDTGMRSQSEAERAVRRARIRLADEGHFELVLGMQMTRFIPAYRLPDKALVDAVMTMCSEIGVEIYKRQEELAAIRVDRRPDLPRIRCPTTVVCGRDDAATPLFLSEEIAKAIPAASLAVIEQCGHLVTMEKPEETNLILKTWLDR; encoded by the coding sequence ATGACCAGGCCCCCCTTGCTGCTCGTTCCCGGCGTACTCTGCTCGCCACGCCTCTTTGCCGCGCAGGTCGCAGCCCTCGAAGGGCAGGCCGACATCGTCGTGCCGGACTGGCGCAGGGCGCCACTTTCGATATGGGACAGTTGGGAGAGCGCCGCCCGCTGGGTGGTCGACCAGATGCCAGCGGAGAAGTTCGCGCTGGCCGGCCTGTCGCTGGGCGGCATGCTGGCCGTCGAGATCATGCAGTTCGCCGCCCCGCGCGTGACGAAGCTCGCTTTGCTCGACACCGGCATGCGCAGCCAGAGCGAGGCCGAGCGCGCCGTCCGCCGCGCCCGCATCCGCCTCGCCGACGAGGGACACTTCGAACTCGTCCTCGGCATGCAGATGACGCGCTTCATCCCGGCCTATCGCCTGCCCGACAAGGCGCTGGTCGACGCGGTGATGACGATGTGTAGCGAGATCGGCGTCGAGATCTACAAGAGGCAGGAGGAGCTGGCGGCGATCCGCGTGGACCGCCGGCCCGACCTGCCGCGCATCCGGTGCCCGACCACGGTCGTGTGCGGCCGCGACGACGCGGCGACGCCGCTGTTCCTGTCGGAGGAGATCGCCAAGGCCATCCCGGCCGCCAGCCTGGCCGTGATCGAACAGTGCGGGCATCTCGTCACGATGGAGAAGCCCGAAGAGACCAATCTGATCCTGAAGACGTGGCTGGACAGGTGA
- a CDS encoding CaiB/BaiF CoA transferase family protein yields the protein MSQSGRPPLDGIRIIDFSRVIAGPMCTQMLSDMGAEVIKIENPDGGDDTRKGAGPRAGGPTGESHFFMTFNRGKKSVALDFTKPEGQAIVRKLLESADVLVENFRPGVLKKYGFDYASIAAKYPKLIYLSISAYGQTGPLSDRPGYDPVLQAESGMMSVNGEADGEGLRHAIAIVDTMTAIHSVAAINAALYARRDTNKGQHIDLALYDTALVSLGNMGAYYLIGGDQPRRAGNGHFASAPNSSFNTSNGKIYMAVANQKLFADTARALGRPEWITDPRFDTVANRVANKPELTRLMEEVLTTDTKENWAQKLRHLPAGPIRTMKEALDEPEVKRRGMLKTYKHTRVGDVPLIGSNFHFSDTPVDDTRPPPSLGEHTDQVLTELAGLGAAEIAALREKKIVG from the coding sequence ATGTCACAGTCAGGTCGGCCGCCGCTCGACGGCATTCGCATCATCGATTTCTCCCGCGTGATCGCGGGTCCCATGTGTACCCAGATGCTCTCGGACATGGGCGCCGAGGTCATCAAGATCGAGAATCCCGACGGCGGCGACGACACGCGCAAGGGCGCCGGTCCGCGCGCCGGCGGCCCCACCGGCGAGAGCCACTTCTTCATGACCTTCAACAGGGGCAAGAAGAGCGTGGCGCTGGACTTCACCAAGCCCGAGGGCCAGGCGATCGTGCGCAAGCTGCTCGAGAGCGCCGACGTGCTGGTCGAGAACTTCCGGCCCGGCGTGCTGAAGAAGTACGGCTTCGACTATGCCAGCATCGCGGCGAAATACCCGAAGCTGATCTATCTCTCGATTTCGGCCTACGGACAGACCGGGCCGCTCTCGGACCGGCCGGGCTACGATCCCGTGCTGCAGGCCGAATCGGGCATGATGAGCGTCAACGGCGAGGCCGACGGCGAGGGGCTGCGCCACGCCATCGCCATCGTCGACACGATGACGGCGATCCATTCGGTGGCCGCCATCAACGCCGCGCTCTACGCGCGCCGCGACACCAACAAGGGCCAGCACATCGATCTCGCGCTCTACGACACCGCGCTGGTCTCGCTGGGCAACATGGGCGCCTACTACCTGATCGGTGGCGACCAGCCGCGGCGCGCCGGCAACGGTCACTTCGCGTCGGCGCCCAACAGCTCGTTCAACACGTCGAACGGCAAGATCTACATGGCCGTCGCGAACCAGAAGCTGTTCGCCGATACGGCCAGGGCGCTCGGCCGTCCCGAATGGATCACCGACCCGCGCTTCGACACGGTGGCCAATCGCGTCGCCAACAAGCCCGAGCTGACGCGTCTCATGGAAGAGGTTCTGACGACCGACACCAAGGAGAACTGGGCGCAGAAGCTGCGCCATCTCCCGGCCGGCCCGATCCGCACCATGAAGGAGGCGCTGGACGAGCCGGAGGTGAAGCGCCGTGGGATGCTGAAGACCTACAAGCACACCCGCGTCGGCGACGTGCCGCTGATCGGCTCGAACTTCCATTTCTCCGACACGCCGGTCGACGACACGCGCCCGCCGCCGTCGCTGGGCGAGCACACCGATCAGGTGCTGACGGAACTGGCGGGCCTCGGCGCGGCCGAGATCGCGGCGTTGCGCGAGAAGAAGATCGTCGGCTGA
- a CDS encoding Bug family tripartite tricarboxylate transporter substrate binding protein: protein MPLSRRSLFALPLLAALPAVAQTETFPTKAIRIVVPFAPGGSGDITARLVGKYIEEKTGQPFIVENKPGANGIVGAMSVKVAPPDGYTLMLATTSTNAANVHMYKNPGYDPEKDFSVVGIIGSSGTFLVVPADSPYKTLADLLADAKARPGKLNFGYFNASSQVPAEVLGKRAGVEWQGVGYKAIGNAWNDLYGGAINFMFVDLTAGRGQVVDKKARALAISLPSRSPLYPDIPVLAETFPGFTTSGFLAIAVPKATPLPIQQRLNTLINEAITAPENNKRLTEEFALTAKPLTLEQCAQQDRDERAKWADYVKIAKIEPQ from the coding sequence ATGCCGCTGTCTCGCCGCAGCCTGTTCGCCCTTCCCCTGCTCGCCGCCCTGCCCGCCGTCGCGCAGACCGAAACCTTCCCCACGAAAGCGATCCGCATCGTCGTGCCGTTCGCGCCCGGCGGCTCGGGCGACATCACCGCGCGCCTGGTCGGCAAGTACATCGAGGAGAAGACCGGCCAGCCCTTCATCGTCGAGAACAAGCCGGGCGCCAACGGCATCGTCGGCGCGATGTCGGTCAAAGTCGCGCCGCCGGACGGCTACACGCTGATGCTGGCCACGACCTCGACCAACGCCGCCAACGTCCACATGTACAAGAACCCGGGCTACGATCCGGAGAAGGATTTCTCGGTCGTCGGGATCATCGGCTCCTCCGGCACCTTCCTCGTGGTGCCGGCCGACAGCCCCTACAAGACCCTGGCCGATCTGCTGGCCGACGCCAAGGCGCGTCCCGGCAAGCTCAACTTCGGTTATTTCAACGCCAGTTCGCAGGTACCGGCCGAGGTGCTGGGCAAGAGGGCCGGCGTCGAATGGCAGGGCGTCGGCTACAAGGCGATCGGCAACGCCTGGAACGACCTCTACGGCGGCGCCATCAACTTCATGTTCGTCGACCTCACCGCCGGGCGTGGCCAGGTCGTCGACAAGAAGGCGCGCGCGCTCGCCATCTCGCTGCCCAGCCGCAGCCCGCTCTATCCCGACATCCCGGTCCTCGCCGAAACCTTCCCCGGATTCACCACGTCCGGCTTCCTGGCGATCGCGGTGCCGAAGGCGACGCCGCTGCCGATCCAGCAGAGGCTGAACACGCTGATCAACGAGGCCATCACCGCGCCCGAGAACAACAAGCGCCTGACCGAGGAGTTCGCCCTCACCGCCAAGCCTCTGACCCTGGAACAGTGCGCCCAGCAGGACCGCGACGAGCGGGCCAAGTGGGCCGACTACGTCAAGATCGCGAAGATCGAGCCGCAGTGA
- a CDS encoding patatin-like phospholipase family protein, whose protein sequence is MPRTKIALACQGGGSQTAFTAGALKALCQAQGRLREEFEFVAISGTSGGAVCATLLWYSFMKGERPVWKRMMDFWQENTAQGPVEHAINRFIVESVRLVNAGMMPTLQLSPSSPMMQSMMEFMTAGQRMGFSDFRGLLEKHIDFAEIASWGPRPQRPVLMLGAANVTSGALAKFVSAHEPIRVEHVLASCAVPNIFPAVPIGGDAYWDGLFSDNPPVEELLRPRSVGEANIPDEIWLIKINPTASRRVPVKPGEIIDRRNQLEGNISLFQQLGHLEFMNDLILADAFRPEFLDRFDIKAPVRIPKSFHTDIAKPYHIPCIEMPVELQDLLDYEGKIDRGSENITMLIAEGEKAAEVFLRERAAAIAASSLGEDQTAGQAESREGDSDPLPLRRWKESPRGSE, encoded by the coding sequence ATGCCCAGAACCAAGATTGCCCTCGCCTGCCAGGGCGGCGGCAGCCAGACCGCCTTTACCGCCGGCGCCCTGAAGGCGCTGTGCCAGGCCCAGGGCCGGCTCCGTGAGGAGTTCGAGTTCGTGGCCATCAGCGGCACCTCGGGCGGCGCCGTGTGCGCCACGCTGCTCTGGTACTCGTTCATGAAGGGCGAGCGGCCGGTGTGGAAGCGCATGATGGATTTCTGGCAGGAGAACACCGCCCAGGGGCCGGTCGAGCATGCGATCAACCGGTTCATCGTGGAGTCGGTGCGGCTGGTGAATGCCGGGATGATGCCGACCCTGCAGCTCAGCCCCTCGTCGCCCATGATGCAGTCGATGATGGAGTTCATGACGGCCGGCCAGCGCATGGGTTTCTCCGACTTCCGAGGGTTGCTGGAGAAGCACATCGACTTCGCGGAGATCGCCTCGTGGGGCCCCCGGCCGCAGCGGCCCGTGCTGATGCTGGGCGCGGCCAACGTGACGAGCGGCGCGCTTGCCAAGTTCGTGTCCGCGCACGAGCCGATCCGCGTCGAGCATGTGCTGGCCTCCTGCGCGGTGCCGAACATTTTTCCCGCGGTGCCGATCGGCGGCGACGCCTACTGGGATGGGCTGTTCTCCGACAATCCGCCCGTCGAGGAACTGCTGCGCCCGCGCTCGGTCGGCGAGGCGAACATTCCCGACGAGATCTGGCTGATCAAGATCAACCCGACCGCCAGCCGGCGCGTGCCGGTGAAGCCAGGAGAGATCATCGACCGGCGCAACCAGCTCGAGGGCAACATCTCGCTGTTCCAGCAACTCGGGCATCTCGAATTCATGAACGACCTGATCCTGGCCGACGCCTTTCGTCCGGAATTCCTGGACCGCTTCGACATCAAGGCGCCGGTGCGCATTCCGAAGTCGTTCCACACCGATATCGCCAAGCCCTACCACATCCCCTGCATCGAGATGCCGGTCGAGCTGCAGGACCTGCTGGATTACGAGGGCAAGATCGATCGCGGCTCGGAGAACATCACCATGCTGATCGCCGAGGGCGAGAAGGCGGCCGAGGTCTTCCTGCGGGAGCGTGCCGCCGCCATCGCGGCATCATCCCTGGGCGAGGACCAGACCGCCGGGCAGGCTGAATCTCGGGAGGGTGATTCCGACCCGCTTCCCCTCAGGCGATGGAAGGAATCCCCGCGGGGGTCGGAATGA
- a CDS encoding copper-binding protein, translating into MFRKVVASTLVTIALSVSAWADGSMVPAEVVKVDKSAGKVTLKHGPIKRLDMDAMTMVFRVADPAMLDRMNTGDKIEFEADRVNGAITIIRLGKAR; encoded by the coding sequence ATGTTCAGGAAGGTCGTCGCGTCGACACTGGTCACGATCGCATTGTCGGTGTCCGCATGGGCCGATGGCAGCATGGTGCCGGCCGAGGTCGTGAAGGTCGACAAGTCCGCCGGAAAGGTCACCCTCAAGCACGGCCCCATCAAGAGGCTCGACATGGACGCCATGACCATGGTGTTCCGGGTTGCCGATCCGGCCATGCTCGACAGGATGAATACCGGGGACAAGATCGAGTTCGAGGCCGATCGCGTCAACGGCGCCATCACCATCATCAGGCTCGGTAAAGCGCGCTGA